Proteins encoded within one genomic window of Cydia pomonella isolate Wapato2018A chromosome 12, ilCydPomo1, whole genome shotgun sequence:
- the LOC133523570 gene encoding acyl-protein thioesterase 1 produces MEPNPVIIAATAKQTASLIFLHGLGDTGHGWASTIAAIRGPHVKVICPTAATIPVTLNAGFRMPSWFDLRTLDATAPEDEDGIMRATGLIHGLISDEIKAGIPANRVLLGGFSQGGALALHSALTYPEPLAGVISLSCWLPRHAHFPDAVKAPLDLPIFQAHGDCDPVVPFKWGQMTASFLKTFMKNIEFTTYQGLTHSSSEAELKDMRAFIERTIPASK; encoded by the exons ATGGAACCGAATCCTGTGATTATTGCAGCAACTGCAAAACAGACAGCATCC CTTATTTTTTTACACGGACTTGGTGATACTGG CCATGGATGGGCGAGCACGATCGCCGCAATAAGGGGGCCTCACGTAAAAGTAATTTGCCCGACGGCTGCCACAATTCCAGTGACGCTGAACGCTGGATTCCGGATGCCGTCGTGGTTCGACCTGCGGACGCTGGACGCAACTGCCCCAGAAGATGAAGATGGAATCATGAGGGCTACAGGCCTAATTCATGGTTTGATTTCGGATGAGATTAAA GCTGGCATTCCTGCAAACAGGGTGCTACTTGGTGGATTCTCCCAAGGTGGAGCTTTAGCTTTACATTCCGCCCTGACTTACCCTGAACCACTAGCCGGAGTGATCTCCCTGTCTTGCTGGCTTCCGAGGCATGCTCACTTCCCTGATGCAGTCAAGGCTCCTTTGGACTTACCG ATATTCCAAGCCCACGGAGACTGCGACCCAGTAGTCCCCTTCAAGTGGGGTCAAATGACCGCCTCCTTCCTCAAGACCTTCATGAAGAACATCGAGTTCACCACATATCAGGGACTGACACACTCGTCATCAGAGGCCGAGCTTAAAGACATGCGGGCATTCATTGAAAGGACGATACCTGCCTCTAAATAA
- the LOC133523571 gene encoding uncharacterized protein LOC133523571, translating into MAKEDISLPVEMGKLEIQPVKSKNNTDANPFFHSQPQQRRHLLLRSTQTLRCHCSTQRNKSSMSICKKKNNNKILKKPVLKLLQNYCKDTEESHNCCSYPNKIVTSPIETVNSENSVLCALVQNCNQLRISSERDNAAIASSSNDTKWWKRELPCNSIQSRESLTDKGRAGPSCSQEALNPPCDVTIDELASYFETFVHIPKKMSSMAEMMYI; encoded by the coding sequence ATGGCTAAAGAAGACATATCACTACCAGTGGAAATGGGGAAACTTGAAATTCAACCTGTAAAAAGCAAAAACAATACTGATGCTAACCCATTTTTTCACTCACAGCCCCAGCAAAGAAGGCATTTGCTCCTAAGAAGCACTCAAACATTAAGGTGCCATTGCTCTACCCAAAGAAACAAAAGTTCCATGTCAATctgcaaaaagaaaaataacaacaaaattCTTAAAAAACCAGTCTTGAAATTGCTACAAAACTATTGTAAAGATACCGAAGAATCTCACAACTGCTGTTCATATCCTAATAAAATAGTGACTTCACCGATAGAAACTGTAAATTCAGAAAATTCTGTCTTGTGTGCACTAGTGCAAAACTGCAATCAATTGAGAATATCTTCTGAACGGGACAATGCTGCCATTGCATCATCAAGCAATGATACAAAATGGTGGAAAAGAGAGTTACCTTGCAACAGTATTCAAAGTAGAGAATCTCTAACAGATAAAGGTAGAGCCGGCCCCTCTTGTTCCCAGGAGGCTCTGAATCCGCCATGTGATGTCACTATTGATGAATTAGCTAGTTACTTTGAAACTTTTGTCCATATACctaaaaaaatgtcttctatgGCTGAAATGATGTATATTTGA